The Tenrec ecaudatus isolate mTenEca1 chromosome 6, mTenEca1.hap1, whole genome shotgun sequence genome has a window encoding:
- the SSTR3 gene encoding somatostatin receptor type 3, whose amino-acid sequence MDTSGYALLVPPTSEPGNTSSVWPLDATPGNRSGAPSPAGLAIRGILIPLVYLVVCVVGLLGNSLVICVVLRHTTSPSVTNIYILNLALADELFMLGLPFLAAQNALSYWPFGSLMCRLVMAVDGINQFTSIFCLTVMSVDRYLAVVHPTRSARWRTAPVARTVSAAVWATSAVVVLPVVVFSGVPRGMSTCHMQWPEPAAAWRAGFIIYTTALGFFGPLLVICLCYLLIVVKVRSAGRRVRAPSSQRRRRSERRVTRMVVAVVALFVLCWMPFYVLNIVNVVCPLPEEPAFFGLYFLVVALPYANSCANPILYGFLSYRFKQGFRRVLLRPSRRVRSQEPAAGPPEKTEEEEDEDEEDEDGEGGAEEQRREGKELNGPVSQITQAGPSGQERPASSRAARKEQQFLPQEPSAPDKPSALHISYL is encoded by the coding sequence ATGGACACCTCTGGCTATGCTCTGTTGGTGCCCCCGACTTCAGAGCCTGGGAACACCTCCTCGGTCTGGCCCCTGGATGCCACCCCGGGGAACAGGTCAGGGGCCCCAAGCCCCGCCGGACTGGCCATCAGAGGCATTCTGATCCCCCTGGTCTActtggtggtgtgtgtggtgggccTGCTGGGTAACTCGTTGGTCATCTGCGTGGTTCTACGGCACACGACCAGCCCGTCTGTCACCAACATCTACATCCTCAACTTGGCGCTGGCGGATGAGCTCTTCATGCTCGGACTGCCCTTTCTGGCCGCCCAGAACGCGCTCTCCTACTGGCCCTTCGGCTCCCTCATGTGCCGCCTGGTCATGGCTGTGGACGGCATCAACCAGTTCACCAGCATCTTCTGCCTCACCGTCATGAGCGTGGACCGCTACCTGGCCGTGGTGCACCCCACGCGCTCTGCCCGCTGGCGCACGGCGCCCGTGGCCCGCACGGTGAGCGCAGCCGTCTGGGCCACCTCGGCCGTGGTGGTGCTCCCCGTGGTGGTCTTCTCGGGGGTCCCCCGCGGCATGAGCACCTGCCACATGCAGTGGCCCGAGCCGGCGGCCGCCTGGCGGGCCGGCTTTATCATCTACACCACCGCCCTGGGCTTCTTCGGGCCGCTCTTGGTCATCTGCCTCTGCTACCTGCTCATCGTCGTCAAGGTGCGCTCGGCTGGCCGCCGCGTGCGCGCGCCCTCCAGCCAGCGGCGGCGGCGCTCGGAGCGCAGGGTCACGCGCATGGTGGTGGCCGTGGTGGCCCTCTTCGTCCTGTGCTGGATGCCCTTCTACGTCCTCAACATCGTCAACGTGGTGTGCCCGCTGCCCGAGGAGCCTGCCTTCTTCGGCCTCTACTTCCTGGTGGTGGCTCTGCCCTACGCCAACAGCTGTGCCAACCCCATCCTCTACGGCTTCCTCTCCTACCGCTTCAAGCAGGGCTTCCGCCGCGTCCTGCTGCGGCCTTCGCGCCGCGTGCGCAGCCAAGAGCCCGCCGCCGGGCCGCCAGAGAAgaccgaggaggaggaggacgaggacgaGGAGGATGAGGATGGCGAGGGGGGTGCCGAGGAGCAGCGGCGGGAGGGCAAGGAGCTGAACGGCCCGGTCAGCCAGATCACGCAGGCGGGCCCCAGTGGCCAGGAGCGGCCAGCCAGCAGCAGGGCGGCCCGCAAAGAACAGCAGTTCCTGCCCCAAGAGCCCTCTGCCCCGGACAAGCCCAGCGCGCTGCACATTAGCTATCTGTAG